Proteins encoded within one genomic window of Nitrospira sp.:
- a CDS encoding DUF4149 domain-containing protein, which yields MRRLPHWGMVGCLALEWVALAVWVGGMIVLSGAVIPAVFNTFGGQDSGGMLLTRAFDGYHRFVIGACVILSAAVWYRWWSGNPIVAVGRGEVIVLASMVLIAGLIMMVLHPNAVALQAQAFATKDETAKKAALEALFRVLMPTRSLYMMNLVLGIVLVVIKVNGSLDLNRKQS from the coding sequence GTGCGACGGTTGCCCCACTGGGGGATGGTCGGGTGTCTTGCTCTTGAGTGGGTCGCGCTGGCTGTCTGGGTTGGAGGCATGATCGTACTGAGCGGAGCGGTGATCCCGGCGGTGTTCAATACATTCGGAGGACAGGATTCTGGGGGCATGTTGTTGACCCGAGCATTCGACGGGTACCATCGTTTCGTCATCGGAGCTTGTGTGATCCTCAGCGCTGCGGTGTGGTATCGTTGGTGGAGTGGGAATCCAATCGTGGCGGTCGGTCGGGGTGAGGTGATCGTCCTGGCCAGCATGGTGCTCATAGCCGGGCTCATCATGATGGTATTGCACCCCAATGCCGTGGCGCTTCAAGCCCAGGCATTCGCAACAAAAGATGAGACAGCCAAGAAAGCGGCGTTAGAGGCGCTGTTTCGTGTGCTTATGCCGACTCGGTCGTTGTATATGATGAATCTGGTCTTGGGCATCGTGCTTGTCGTGATCAAGGTGAACGGTTCACTTGATCTGAATAGAAAGCAGTCGTGA
- a CDS encoding dihydroorotase, giving the protein MSILIKDGRVIDPGKFDGIADVLIENGQIVALGSNLSAPVGVRTIHATGKLVVPGFVDVHVHFREPGFEYKETIQSGSAAAVAGGFTTVCCMPNTNPVNDNQAVTEFILERSRLAGLANVLPIGAITKGSEGKELAEIGDLRRSGCVAISDDGKPVMNSLVMRRAMEYAVAFDLTVVDHCEDLHLAEGGCMNEGLISTELGLPGIPSAAEDVMVARNLSLSELTGARLHLAHISTAGSVRMVREAKARGIRVTAEACPHHFTLTEELVRGYNTHAKMNPPLRTWADVQAIKEGLRDDTIDVIATDHAPHATQEKQQDFTEAPFGIVGLETALPLTLGLVEEGVLSLEQAIQKLTSAPAAAFGLKKGTLTVGADADVVLIDPQELWEVDPSKFRSKSRNTPFVGWKVKGRVMTTIVGGKIVFEDGPVER; this is encoded by the coding sequence GTGTCGATATTGATTAAGGATGGTCGGGTCATTGATCCAGGTAAGTTTGACGGCATCGCCGATGTGCTGATCGAGAACGGTCAGATTGTCGCGCTAGGGTCGAATCTTTCAGCCCCGGTCGGCGTCCGGACCATTCACGCTACGGGGAAGTTGGTGGTACCGGGGTTCGTTGATGTCCACGTCCACTTTCGGGAACCGGGATTCGAGTACAAAGAAACGATTCAGAGTGGCAGTGCTGCGGCGGTTGCGGGCGGATTTACAACGGTGTGTTGCATGCCAAACACGAACCCGGTGAATGACAATCAAGCCGTCACGGAGTTTATCCTAGAGCGATCCCGGCTGGCCGGCCTCGCCAATGTGTTGCCGATCGGGGCCATCACGAAAGGCTCGGAAGGGAAGGAACTTGCGGAGATCGGTGATTTACGGCGGTCTGGTTGCGTGGCGATTTCTGATGATGGTAAGCCGGTCATGAACAGCCTGGTGATGCGGCGAGCGATGGAATATGCCGTGGCCTTTGATCTGACAGTCGTCGACCATTGCGAGGATCTGCATCTGGCAGAAGGCGGCTGTATGAATGAGGGGTTGATCTCAACCGAGCTTGGGTTGCCGGGGATCCCGTCAGCAGCTGAAGATGTGATGGTGGCGCGGAATCTCTCACTTTCGGAGCTGACAGGAGCTCGTTTGCATCTTGCCCATATCAGCACCGCCGGGTCTGTTCGCATGGTGCGGGAGGCGAAAGCTCGGGGTATCCGCGTGACGGCCGAAGCCTGTCCTCATCATTTTACGCTGACGGAAGAACTAGTGCGCGGCTATAACACCCACGCCAAGATGAATCCCCCTCTGCGTACCTGGGCCGATGTCCAGGCGATCAAGGAGGGCTTGCGGGATGACACGATCGATGTGATTGCGACCGATCATGCCCCCCATGCGACGCAGGAGAAACAGCAGGATTTCACCGAGGCCCCATTCGGAATCGTGGGACTTGAGACGGCGCTTCCGCTGACGTTGGGGTTAGTAGAGGAAGGGGTGCTGTCGCTGGAACAAGCGATTCAGAAACTGACCTCGGCTCCGGCTGCGGCATTCGGACTCAAGAAAGGGACGTTGACGGTCGGTGCCGATGCCGATGTCGTCCTCATCGATCCGCAAGAACTGTGGGAAGTTGACCCGTCCAAGTTTCGATCCAAGAGCCGCAATACGCCGTTTGTGGGGTGGAAGGTGAAAGGGCGAGTGATGACAACCATTGTAGGGGGCAAGATAGTGTTCGAGGACGGTCCGGTGGAGCGGTAG
- the carA gene encoding glutamine-hydrolyzing carbamoyl-phosphate synthase small subunit produces the protein MKKALLALADGTVFEGRALGYEGETVGEVVFNTAMTGYQEVLTDPSYKGQIITMTCPHIGNYGVTPEDVESGRSWAEGFVVMEASRLASNWRSRQTLQESLAEAKVVAIEGIDTRALTRHLREHGSQQGVITHLDLDPDRAVQRARQAPAIIGRDLAAEVTCARSYDWTMGTGDWAPLAHGKERGPSRPWRVVAYDFGIKHNILRRLVDVGCQVTVVPAATSAEEVSALQPDGIFLSNGPGDPEGLPYAVKTMEKLIGRYPIFGICLGHQILCLAFGLKTYKLKFGHHGANHPVMDLRTRKVEITSQNHNFAVQGPTSFREVPKFPPVVDTRYGNLSLTHVSLNDYSIEGMACLDHPVFSVQYHPEAAPGPHDAAYLFDEFVRLMETHHA, from the coding sequence GTGAAAAAAGCATTACTGGCACTAGCAGACGGAACGGTGTTCGAAGGCCGCGCTCTTGGCTACGAGGGCGAAACGGTTGGAGAGGTCGTCTTTAATACGGCGATGACCGGTTATCAAGAGGTTCTGACCGATCCATCCTATAAAGGACAGATCATCACGATGACCTGTCCCCATATCGGAAACTATGGTGTCACACCTGAAGATGTAGAATCCGGTCGGTCATGGGCAGAGGGGTTCGTGGTCATGGAAGCCAGCCGTCTCGCCAGTAACTGGCGAAGTCGACAGACCCTTCAGGAATCACTTGCGGAAGCAAAGGTGGTTGCGATCGAGGGCATCGATACGAGAGCCTTAACAAGGCACTTACGCGAGCATGGGTCACAGCAGGGAGTCATCACGCATCTTGATCTCGACCCCGATCGAGCTGTGCAACGAGCCAGGCAGGCTCCCGCTATTATCGGTCGAGATTTGGCTGCTGAGGTCACCTGCGCACGTTCCTATGACTGGACAATGGGAACCGGAGATTGGGCACCGTTGGCACACGGTAAGGAACGTGGACCGTCCAGGCCTTGGCGAGTTGTAGCCTATGATTTCGGTATTAAACACAACATTCTGAGACGATTGGTGGATGTCGGCTGTCAGGTGACGGTAGTGCCAGCTGCGACATCAGCAGAGGAAGTCTCGGCTCTACAGCCAGACGGCATTTTCCTTTCAAATGGACCTGGCGATCCGGAAGGCCTTCCCTATGCCGTGAAGACAATGGAGAAACTGATCGGCCGCTATCCGATCTTTGGCATTTGCTTGGGCCATCAGATTCTCTGCTTGGCCTTTGGCCTCAAGACCTATAAGCTGAAGTTCGGTCACCATGGGGCGAATCATCCTGTGATGGATCTGCGGACGAGAAAAGTCGAAATCACGTCGCAGAACCATAATTTTGCCGTGCAGGGTCCTACATCATTCCGTGAAGTACCGAAGTTCCCACCAGTGGTCGATACCCGCTATGGCAACCTGTCGCTCACCCATGTCAGTTTGAACGACTACTCGATTGAGGGGATGGCCTGTCTCGATCACCCGGTCTTCTCGGTCCAATACCACCCGGAAGCGGCACCGGGACCTCATGATGCTGCCTATTTGTTCGATGAATTCGTGCGTCTTATGGAGACTCATCATGCATAA
- the pyrR gene encoding bifunctional pyr operon transcriptional regulator/uracil phosphoribosyltransferase PyrR codes for MTTSTNKPTDRKNEKLIMDAGDISRAMMRIAHEILERNKGGKDLALVGIRTGGVHLAHRLVKRIQSIEGVQVPIGELDITLYRDDLALRKNQPILRKTSVPFDMTHKVVVLVDDVLFTGRTIRAAMDGLMDLGRPEEIQLAVLVDRGHRQLPIKANYIGKNLPTSREEQVQVLLDEAGEDDRVVILQS; via the coding sequence ATGACGACTTCTACGAATAAACCGACAGATCGAAAAAATGAAAAATTGATCATGGATGCGGGGGATATCTCTCGCGCCATGATGCGCATCGCGCACGAGATTTTGGAGCGGAATAAAGGGGGGAAGGATCTGGCACTGGTGGGAATACGAACCGGTGGTGTGCATCTCGCCCATCGGCTTGTGAAACGTATCCAAAGCATCGAGGGTGTACAGGTTCCCATCGGCGAATTGGATATTACCTTATATCGTGACGATCTGGCCTTACGAAAGAATCAACCGATTCTGAGAAAAACGTCCGTACCATTCGACATGACGCATAAAGTCGTCGTGCTTGTCGATGATGTCTTGTTCACTGGAAGAACGATACGGGCGGCGATGGATGGGCTGATGGACTTGGGACGTCCAGAGGAAATCCAGCTGGCGGTATTGGTCGATCGTGGGCATCGACAGCTGCCGATTAAAGCGAATTATATCGGGAAAAATCTACCGACCTCCCGAGAGGAGCAGGTTCAGGTGCTGTTGGATGAAGCTGGGGAAGATGACCGGGTGGTCATCTTACAATCCTGA
- a CDS encoding M48 family metallopeptidase, with product MTESADQQIDLLFSTPIERRALLRHWARGIWGVTCLSCLGTTAGVLATLGGCVRAPGTARDQFIYISEEKEMAMGISGYRELLRQAPISNDPELTEMVNRVGQRIAAVANKPEYEWEFAIIRDDRMINAFALPGGKVAVFTGILKLTKNENGLATVIGHEVAHALQRHGAERYSRSILETIGQVGALAAGAAVGRPDAAMAAMSAYGVGVSLPFGRKQESEADYIGLKLMAQAGYDPREAVPFWERMSGCPRQMIDKVCFRSKHNVPEFLSTHPSDLARINQIETWLPEAMRYYHAAQGDAPSVPPVPYHPRIGPALPSS from the coding sequence ATGACAGAGTCGGCAGATCAGCAGATCGACCTCCTGTTTTCAACGCCCATCGAGCGTCGTGCGTTGCTTCGCCATTGGGCTCGCGGAATATGGGGAGTGACGTGCCTTTCGTGTCTTGGAACAACGGCTGGTGTGCTTGCAACTCTGGGGGGATGTGTCCGCGCGCCAGGAACGGCACGAGATCAATTCATCTATATCTCTGAGGAAAAAGAAATGGCGATGGGCATCAGCGGCTATCGCGAATTACTGCGACAGGCTCCAATCAGTAACGATCCTGAGTTAACTGAGATGGTCAACCGGGTTGGTCAGCGAATTGCCGCGGTGGCCAATAAACCAGAGTATGAGTGGGAGTTCGCCATTATTCGGGACGACCGCATGATCAACGCCTTCGCGCTTCCGGGTGGCAAGGTTGCCGTGTTCACGGGCATTCTAAAGTTGACGAAGAACGAAAACGGGTTAGCAACCGTGATTGGGCATGAGGTGGCGCATGCGCTTCAACGCCATGGGGCAGAGCGGTATAGCCGAAGTATCCTTGAAACGATCGGCCAAGTCGGTGCGTTGGCAGCCGGAGCCGCAGTCGGTCGTCCGGATGCGGCGATGGCGGCGATGAGTGCCTATGGAGTTGGGGTTTCGCTGCCGTTTGGAAGAAAACAGGAATCGGAGGCCGACTATATCGGACTGAAGTTAATGGCGCAGGCTGGCTATGACCCTCGAGAGGCCGTGCCATTTTGGGAGCGCATGAGCGGGTGTCCCAGGCAGATGATCGATAAGGTCTGTTTTCGGTCGAAACATAATGTCCCGGAGTTTTTGTCCACACACCCCTCCGATCTGGCGCGTATCAACCAGATTGAAACGTGGCTGCCGGAGGCCATGAGGTATTATCATGCGGCGCAGGGCGATGCTCCCTCTGTACCGCCGGTCCCGTATCACCCACGGATTGGTCCCGCGCTTCCGTCCAGCTGA
- a CDS encoding YqgE/AlgH family protein, with protein MGTLFLVSTLSAQAQQEFSPGSLEKGILLVASPSLSDPNFHQAVLLIIEHGRGGTVGLILNRATNVLVSEVLPDFTALKRTTHRLFAGGPVEQTQLILLFRLTQLLPDTRQIVDGIYVGTPRVLERIMTQPKPTETFRAFSGFAGWAPGQLEHEMLEGAWGVLPSNAFNIFDIDPATLWPDSISRLQAPRTISIVR; from the coding sequence ATGGGAACCTTGTTCCTTGTGTCCACGTTATCGGCTCAGGCTCAACAAGAGTTTTCGCCTGGGTCGCTCGAAAAGGGCATACTCTTGGTCGCGAGTCCCTCGCTGAGTGATCCCAACTTCCATCAAGCCGTCCTGCTCATTATCGAACACGGACGAGGCGGGACGGTTGGGCTCATTCTGAACCGCGCTACGAATGTGCTGGTATCCGAAGTCTTGCCGGATTTTACTGCGCTGAAGCGTACTACTCACCGGTTGTTTGCCGGAGGGCCAGTCGAGCAAACGCAGCTGATCCTGTTGTTCAGACTCACGCAGCTCTTGCCTGATACACGTCAGATTGTCGATGGAATCTACGTGGGCACGCCTCGCGTCCTGGAACGCATCATGACTCAGCCTAAACCGACCGAGACCTTCCGCGCATTTTCCGGATTCGCCGGATGGGCACCGGGGCAGCTCGAACATGAAATGCTCGAAGGGGCATGGGGCGTTTTGCCGTCAAATGCGTTCAATATATTCGACATAGACCCGGCCACACTCTGGCCGGACAGCATCAGCCGTCTTCAGGCCCCCAGAACTATTTCCATTGTGCGATAG
- a CDS encoding alpha/beta hydrolase, whose protein sequence is MNDVKDRCSRILLLAHLLLMSACTQAAFTAANLPTHLVEMAVEHDRAYGSELLQKLDVYIPANTMEKQLDVLVFFYGGRWTYGAKEDYRFIAATFVKEGFIVVIPDYRKYPQVRFPVFVEDGARALAWVSDHIVEWHGNPARIHVVGHSAGAHIGALLAADPHYLADVGKDRSLTVHDFAGLAGPYAFTPDEPDLEDIFGPPQNYPNMQVTTFIDGTQPPMLLLYGNKDTAVKLANLERLEQRIKQRGGCVRSRIYPNADHTDLIEALSWWNRQRVPVVEDITTFFGACRAAGVE, encoded by the coding sequence ATGAATGACGTGAAAGACCGATGCTCCAGAATCCTGCTCCTTGCCCACCTGCTTCTGATGTCTGCCTGTACCCAAGCGGCATTCACAGCCGCCAACCTTCCCACCCACTTGGTCGAGATGGCTGTTGAGCATGATCGGGCGTATGGCTCAGAGCTATTACAGAAACTCGACGTCTACATTCCCGCCAACACTATGGAGAAACAACTCGACGTGCTTGTCTTTTTTTATGGTGGACGCTGGACCTATGGGGCCAAGGAAGATTATCGGTTTATCGCTGCGACATTCGTAAAGGAGGGCTTTATTGTCGTCATTCCCGATTACAGAAAGTATCCCCAAGTGCGTTTTCCAGTATTCGTCGAAGACGGGGCGAGGGCTCTGGCATGGGTTTCTGATCACATCGTCGAGTGGCACGGCAATCCAGCTCGAATCCATGTGGTAGGGCATTCCGCCGGAGCTCATATCGGCGCGTTGCTCGCCGCTGATCCCCACTACCTTGCCGACGTGGGAAAAGACCGCTCACTGACCGTTCACGATTTCGCCGGCCTCGCCGGCCCCTACGCCTTTACTCCTGACGAACCTGATCTGGAAGACATATTCGGCCCACCGCAGAATTATCCAAACATGCAGGTCACCACGTTCATCGACGGCACACAACCGCCGATGCTGCTGCTCTACGGCAACAAAGACACAGCCGTGAAACTTGCCAATCTTGAAAGGCTGGAGCAGCGTATCAAGCAACGAGGCGGCTGCGTACGATCACGCATCTATCCGAATGCCGATCACACCGATCTTATCGAAGCCCTGTCATGGTGGAACCGACAGAGAGTCCCCGTCGTGGAAGACATCACAACGTTCTTCGGAGCATGTCGTGCAGCAGGAGTCGAGTGA
- a CDS encoding aspartate carbamoyltransferase catalytic subunit gives MSLKRKDLLSLASLSVDEIMLVLETADSFKEVTGREIKKVPALRGKTVVNLFFEPSTRTRTSFELAAKRLSADVINFSPSSSSVVKGETLLDTARNIEAMQADIIVLRHSSAGAAETLAHGVKSSVINAGDGWHEHPTQALLDLYTIRQRGMNFNGLRVAIVGDVSHSRVARSNIYALIKLGAEVRLVGPPTMMPSRVEKLGPKVYYNMDEGLRDVHVIMMLRLQLERQGRAQFPTIREYSRLYGLTAERMRLADAGAIVMHPGPINRGVEIAPDVADSLSSVILDQVANGVAVRMGVLYLMSGANS, from the coding sequence ATGAGCCTCAAGCGCAAAGATCTGCTGAGCCTCGCTTCGTTGTCTGTGGACGAGATCATGCTTGTCCTGGAGACCGCAGATTCTTTCAAGGAAGTGACTGGGCGCGAAATCAAAAAAGTGCCGGCTCTCCGAGGCAAGACCGTCGTGAATCTTTTCTTTGAGCCGAGCACCAGAACGCGTACGTCCTTCGAATTGGCGGCCAAGCGTCTCAGCGCCGACGTGATTAACTTTTCTCCCTCCTCTAGCAGTGTGGTGAAGGGAGAAACATTGCTCGATACCGCCCGCAACATCGAAGCCATGCAGGCGGACATCATCGTCCTCCGCCACTCCTCGGCCGGCGCCGCCGAAACCCTGGCGCATGGCGTCAAGTCATCCGTCATTAACGCAGGCGATGGATGGCATGAGCACCCGACGCAGGCATTACTCGATCTCTACACGATCCGGCAACGAGGCATGAATTTCAATGGGCTGCGCGTGGCGATCGTGGGAGATGTGTCGCATAGCCGTGTGGCTCGATCGAATATCTATGCGCTCATCAAGCTGGGCGCCGAGGTGCGTCTGGTGGGACCGCCAACGATGATGCCGAGTCGGGTGGAGAAACTAGGCCCGAAAGTTTACTACAACATGGATGAAGGTTTGCGCGACGTACATGTGATTATGATGCTTAGGCTGCAGTTGGAGCGGCAGGGACGTGCGCAGTTTCCGACGATCCGGGAATACTCAAGGCTCTATGGCTTGACTGCTGAGCGAATGCGACTGGCCGACGCCGGCGCGATCGTGATGCATCCGGGACCGATTAACCGAGGAGTGGAAATTGCGCCAGATGTCGCCGATAGTTTGTCCTCGGTGATTCTCGATCAGGTGGCCAATGGCGTCGCCGTGCGCATGGGAGTTCTGTACCTCATGTCCGGGGCAAATTCCTAA
- the sppA gene encoding signal peptide peptidase SppA yields MHNRVLIGVIGLVLSGCTFNFPLFPGPGPLQEAQVEGTGKAKVLLIEISGMISSQEKDGLRSAPSMIASVKEQLTRAAKDENIKAVVLRINTPGGTVTASDIIYHELKTFKASRKVPIVASIMDLGTSGGYYIAAAADTVLAHPSSVTGSIGVIMLTMNARGLLEKVGVEATAVTSGPRKDMGSPFRTMTTEERAIFQGLIDSFYQRFLNVVQEGRSNLQMEQIKRLADGRIYTGEQAKEAGLVDGIGYLEDAVELAKKKAGLTEARVVTYQRPGEYSNNVYSKLLAPSGLASLADLDLLTVVRGGTPQFMYMWMP; encoded by the coding sequence ATGCATAACCGTGTTCTCATTGGGGTCATCGGACTGGTGCTGTCTGGATGCACGTTTAATTTCCCACTGTTTCCAGGCCCGGGGCCTCTGCAAGAGGCGCAGGTCGAGGGGACCGGTAAAGCAAAAGTGCTGCTGATCGAAATTTCCGGGATGATCAGCTCTCAGGAAAAAGATGGACTCCGGTCCGCACCCAGCATGATTGCAAGCGTGAAGGAACAGCTGACCCGGGCGGCTAAGGATGAGAACATCAAAGCCGTTGTGCTTCGTATCAACACGCCTGGGGGAACAGTGACGGCGTCGGATATTATTTATCACGAGCTGAAAACGTTCAAAGCCAGTCGCAAGGTCCCCATTGTGGCATCTATTATGGATCTAGGGACTTCAGGGGGCTACTATATCGCCGCCGCCGCGGACACGGTACTGGCGCATCCTTCATCCGTGACCGGCAGTATCGGCGTGATCATGCTCACCATGAATGCGCGAGGGCTGTTGGAGAAGGTGGGCGTGGAGGCTACGGCTGTGACGTCGGGGCCTCGCAAAGATATGGGTTCGCCGTTTCGGACCATGACGACTGAAGAGCGCGCCATCTTTCAAGGGCTGATCGATTCGTTTTATCAGCGGTTTTTGAATGTCGTGCAGGAAGGCCGCTCTAATTTACAGATGGAGCAGATCAAACGGTTAGCTGATGGACGAATCTATACCGGAGAGCAAGCGAAGGAGGCTGGTTTGGTCGATGGGATCGGCTATCTCGAGGACGCAGTCGAATTAGCCAAGAAGAAAGCTGGTCTGACGGAAGCTCGAGTCGTGACGTACCAACGGCCTGGAGAATATTCGAACAACGTCTATTCCAAACTGTTGGCGCCGAGTGGGCTTGCTAGTCTTGCCGATCTCGATCTCCTGACAGTTGTCCGTGGGGGAACTCCCCAGTTCATGTATATGTGGATGCCATAG